The following are from one region of the Vicinamibacterales bacterium genome:
- a CDS encoding ATP-binding protein, with translation MATPAASHTAVCLSLTRAIGRSRTVDEIYDATLDALAAGLGIRRASILLFDADGVMRFKAYRGISERYRRAVEGHTPWRPDTRDAEPIVVPDVTKDASLRSYLPVFAAEQIAGLVFIPLVSLDGVIGKFMLYLDRPGAPGVDEMQLAGLIAAQVAFAVERTRTEAQAKRSEARLRFALDAAEMGTWDWDLSTNAVVWSDNLERIHGLPPGTFDGTFASYEKEIHPDDRGRVLASIQHALNDGAPHEVEYRLVAPDGTVRWCEGKGRVEYQGDRPASMSGVCMMVTRRKEAELARLAAAEDASRHKDEFLATLSHELRTPLNAILGWVQMIAAGQLSPERTRQAIDVIARNARLQQQLIEDILDVSRIITGKLQIERIPVAVPGLLDTVVAGASPDAEAKQIAFVQRVEPELPPIEGDPKRLHQILGNVLSNAIKFSARGGTIELTCGQRDGSLEISIRDQGAGIAPEFLPYVFDRFRQADSRSTRRHGGLGLGLAIARHLVEEHGGDIRADSEGPGRGTTITIRLPVGLADEALAGARPVAKRSVANVSLGDLKVLVVDDQLDSREMLGALLESRGARVIQCDSAAAALNQLPSQAIDLVIADIAMPGVDGYELLQRVRKQGHTMPAIAVTAFARPDDRDRALAAGFTAYCAKPIDAAQLIATVRGLVAAT, from the coding sequence ATGGCGACGCCCGCCGCTTCCCACACGGCCGTGTGCCTGTCGCTGACGCGGGCGATCGGCAGGAGCCGCACGGTCGACGAGATCTACGACGCGACGCTCGATGCGCTCGCCGCGGGACTCGGCATCCGGCGCGCGTCCATTCTGCTGTTCGACGCCGACGGCGTGATGCGCTTCAAGGCGTACCGCGGAATCTCGGAGCGCTATCGCCGTGCGGTCGAGGGGCACACGCCCTGGCGGCCGGACACCCGCGATGCGGAGCCGATCGTCGTCCCCGACGTGACCAAGGACGCATCGCTGCGGTCCTACCTGCCGGTCTTCGCGGCGGAGCAGATCGCCGGTCTGGTGTTCATTCCACTCGTCAGCCTCGACGGTGTGATCGGCAAGTTCATGCTGTATCTCGATCGGCCCGGCGCGCCGGGCGTGGACGAGATGCAGCTGGCCGGCTTGATCGCCGCCCAGGTGGCGTTTGCCGTGGAGCGGACGCGCACGGAGGCGCAGGCGAAACGCAGCGAGGCGCGTTTGCGCTTCGCCCTGGACGCGGCGGAGATGGGTACGTGGGACTGGGATCTGTCGACCAACGCGGTCGTCTGGTCCGACAATCTCGAGCGGATCCACGGCCTGCCGCCGGGGACCTTCGACGGCACCTTCGCGAGCTACGAGAAGGAGATCCACCCGGACGACCGCGGCCGCGTGCTCGCCTCGATTCAGCACGCGCTGAACGACGGCGCGCCGCACGAAGTCGAGTACCGGCTGGTCGCGCCGGACGGCACGGTGCGGTGGTGCGAGGGCAAAGGACGCGTCGAGTACCAGGGCGATCGGCCGGCGAGCATGAGCGGCGTCTGCATGATGGTGACGCGCCGCAAGGAAGCGGAGCTCGCGCGACTGGCCGCGGCGGAAGACGCCAGCCGCCATAAGGACGAATTCCTCGCCACGCTCTCGCACGAGCTGCGCACGCCGCTCAATGCCATCCTCGGATGGGTGCAGATGATCGCCGCCGGGCAGCTGTCGCCCGAGCGGACGCGGCAGGCGATCGACGTCATCGCGCGCAACGCCCGGCTGCAGCAGCAGCTGATCGAGGACATCCTCGACGTGTCGCGCATCATCACCGGCAAGCTGCAGATCGAGCGGATCCCGGTCGCCGTGCCGGGGCTGCTCGACACCGTGGTCGCCGGCGCCTCGCCCGACGCGGAGGCGAAGCAGATCGCGTTCGTGCAGCGCGTCGAGCCGGAGCTGCCGCCGATCGAAGGCGATCCCAAGCGGCTGCATCAGATCCTCGGCAACGTGCTCTCGAATGCGATCAAGTTCTCCGCCAGGGGGGGCACGATCGAGCTGACCTGCGGGCAGCGCGACGGATCGCTCGAGATCTCGATCCGCGATCAGGGCGCCGGCATCGCGCCCGAGTTCCTGCCGTACGTCTTCGATCGCTTCCGGCAGGCCGACAGCCGATCGACACGACGGCACGGCGGGCTCGGACTCGGACTGGCGATCGCGCGCCATCTGGTCGAGGAGCATGGCGGCGATATCCGCGCCGACAGCGAGGGGCCCGGCCGCGGCACCACCATCACCATCCGCCTCCCCGTGGGGCTCGCCGACGAGGCGCTTGCCGGCGCGCGGCCGGTGGCCAAGCGCTCGGTCGCCAACGTCAGCCTCGGCGATCTCAAGGTGCTGGTGGTCGACGATCAGCTGGACTCGCGTGAAATGCTCGGCGCCCTGCTCGAATCGCGCGGCGCACGGGTGATCCAGTGCGACAGCGCCGCGGCGGCGCTCAACCAGCTGCCGTCGCAGGCGATCGACCTGGTGATCGCCGACATCGCGATGCCGGGCGTGGACGGCTACGAACTGCTGCAGCGGGTGCGGAAGCAGGGGCATACCATGCCCGCCATCGCCGTCACCGCCTTCGCCCGGCCGGACGATCGCGACCGGGCCCTGGCGGCCGGCTTCACCGCCTATTGCGCCAAGCCGATCGATGCCGCCCAGCTGATCGCGACGGTCCGCGGCCTGGTCGCCGCCACCTGA
- a CDS encoding PadR family transcriptional regulator, with protein sequence MKTPNSLLHGALDALILKTLTRGPSHGYAIARHIEETTGDAVLVEEGSLYPALYRLDRRGWVEAEWGVSELGRRAKLYRLTGAGRRQLAEETAMWRRFSEGVSRMLLPRG encoded by the coding sequence ATGAAGACGCCGAACTCGCTGCTGCACGGGGCGCTCGACGCGCTGATTCTGAAGACGCTCACCCGCGGCCCGAGCCACGGCTACGCGATCGCGCGCCACATCGAAGAGACCACCGGCGATGCCGTCCTGGTCGAAGAAGGCTCCCTTTACCCGGCGTTGTACCGGCTGGATCGGCGCGGCTGGGTCGAGGCCGAATGGGGCGTCTCGGAGCTCGGACGGCGCGCGAAGTTGTACCGGCTCACCGGCGCCGGCCGCCGGCAGCTCGCCGAGGAGACGGCGATGTGGCGGCGGTTCTCGGAAGGCGTGTCGCGGATGCTGCTCCCGCGAGGCTGA